In Parasteatoda tepidariorum isolate YZ-2023 chromosome 2, CAS_Ptep_4.0, whole genome shotgun sequence, one DNA window encodes the following:
- the LOC122272273 gene encoding uncharacterized protein yields the protein MDRSESLKRKHDDIQVVPKRKGLFQEGSYPEHYYPIGDNFFVLASVYAKKVGIHIRKFNRYDDAYYPSTVGLTITPEQFVVVFKNGPPTSIFDVVDINLALEAVNIHDKREFYLLMSDEGKYTLTQEYKCRSGRVYKFPLDVTFSQWNAIKKAQDDVISSYIAIKFKNRSVLETFRTVSKRNLPVEKPVNDRYEEAEKDMNVCLTLVLYKNIGQKKDIRPPVRICDEEVEIGDLVPVRDFNESCMHLNVTGLVRDFEKELCENMLFPEREPLINYLSEQYLKNIKLDVCIEAARKDFCSYEF from the exons ATGGATAGAAGTGAATCACTAAAGCGAAAGCATGATGATATTCAA gttgTTCCTAAGAGGAAAGGCTTATTTCAAGAAGGGTCGTATCCAGAGCATTACTATCCGATAGGAGATAATTTCTTCGTACTGGCCAGCGTTTATGCTAAGAAGGTTGGCATCCATATCAGAAAGTTCAACAGATACGACGATGCCTATTACCCATCAACAGTTGGGCTTACGATTACACCAGAGCAGTTCGTTGTTGTATTTAAGAATGGTCCTCCTACGTCGATTTTTGATGTTGTGGATATAAATCTTGCCTTGGAAGCTGTGAACATTCACGACAAGAGAGAGTTCTATCTACTGATGTCTGATGAAGGGAAATATACCCTGACCCAGGAATACAAGTGCAGGAGTGGAAGAGTCTATAAGTTTCCTCTAGATGTTACCTTCTCCCAGTGGAACGCAATTAAAAAGGCCCAGGACGACGTCATTTCGAGCTACATAGccattaagtttaagaacagGAGCGTCTTGGAAACTTTCCGCACTGTGTCCAAGAGGAACCTGCCAGTTGAAAAACCTGTGAACGACCGCTACGAAGAGGCCGAGAAGGATATGAATGTGTGCCTCACCCTCGTCTTATATAAAAACATAGGACAAAAAAAAGACATTCGCCCACCCGTAAGGATTTGCGATGAAGAAGTAGAAATCGGTGACTTAGTGCCTGTAAGAGACTTCAATGAGTCATGTATGCATCTGAACGTTACAGGACTCGTTAGAGACTTTGAAAAGGAATTGTGTGAAAACATGTTGTTCCCTGAACGGGAGccgttaataaattatttgagtgaacagtacttaaaaaatattaaattggatGTATGCATCGAAGCTGCAAGAAAGGATTTCTGTTcgtatgaattttaa
- the LOC122272274 gene encoding uncharacterized protein F54H12.2-like, which translates to MTFLLKGSPECVKSELELFQMPGTQTVIQSGQWVEFHPLSNVFDGGPVEFHISGSGDEFIDLGQTQLHVQAKILKNDNTNLTADDNIGPVNLFLHSLFSQVDVSLNDRIISNSSNTYPYRSYLETLLNHGYDSKTSQLTAELYYKDSDDGLKKRSEYFKFSSTVDMIGCIHSDLFHQNRLLLNLVDVKIKLIRSKPEFCLIGKSGYKVVLDRISLLVRKVRVSPGVILGHAKALEKDTAKYPINRVLCKVFSIPKGNMSLVQDNVFVGQIPKRLIIGCVENDAFHGTFEKNPFDFKHFNLNFIAVYVDGQPVPHNPLELNFSQKQYIRAYQNLFMSTEHMRSDKGNFISREEFCDGYTLYAFDLSPDLCDGDHFNLIKHSNLRIEMKFEKPLDGTVCVIVFAEFENVIEINKSRDIIYDFGS; encoded by the coding sequence ATGACATTTCTCTTGAAAGGTTCCCCAGAATGTGTGAAGTCGGAGTTGGAATTGTTTCAGATGCCCGGCACGCAAACAGTTATACAAAGTGGACAGTGGGTTGAATTTCACCCGCTATCGAATGTGTTTGACGGTGGTCCCGTTGAATTTCACATATCTGGATCAGGAGACGAATTTATTGATTTAGGCCAAACTCAACTTCACGttcaagcaaaaattttaaaaaacgataatACTAATTTAACAGCAGATGATAATATTGGTCcagtcaatttatttttacactctTTGTTTTCTCAAGTGGATGTATCTTTAAACGACCGTATCATATCAAATTCCAGTAACACTTATCCATATAGATCCTATTTAGAAACTCTTTTAAATCACGGCTATGATAGCAAAACCTCCCAACTTACTGCAGAACTTTATTATAAGGATTCCGATGATGGACTTAAAAAAAgatcagaatattttaagttcagtTCAACCGTGGATATGATTGGTTGCATTCACAGTGATTTGTTTCATCAAAATAGATTACTATTAAACTTGGTagatgtaaaaattaaactgattcGCAGTAAACCCGAATTTTGTTTAATAGGAAAGTCTGGGTATAAAGTTGTTTTAGATAGAATTTCATTGTTAGTAAGAAAAGTACGAGTAAGCCCTGGAGTCATTCTCGGCCATGCAAAAGCTTTAGAAAAAGATACTGCGAAATATCCTATCAATCGAGTTCTATGTAAAGTGTTTTCAATTCCTAAAGGAAACATGTCGCTAGTACAAGACAATGTGTTTGTGGGACAAATTCCAAAGCGACTTATAATAGGGTGTGTTGAAAATGATGCATTCCATGGTACATTTGAAAAGAATCCTTttgatttcaaacattttaatttaaatttcattgctgTGTATGTCGACGGCCAACCTGTTCCCCACAATCCACTCGAACTCAACTTTTCCCAAAAACAATATATCAGagcttatcaaaatttatttatgagcaCTGAACATATGAGAAGTGACAAGGGTAATTTCATTTCTCGAGAAGAATTTTGTGATGGTTACACGCTATATGCTTTTGACTTGTCCCCTGATTTATGTGACGGAgatcatttcaatttaataaagcataGTAATTTacgaattgaaatgaaatttgagaaaCCGTTAGATGGAACAGTCTGTGTCATCGTATTTGCAGAATTTGAGAACGTCATAGAAATTAACAAATCAAGAGACATTATATACGATTTTGGAAGTTAA